GTTCGGTCGTGAGGGTGAGCCCTTCGGCGGTCACCACCTCGCGCTTCCCGTCCGCGGACACCACGGCCACGTCGTACAGTGGCGCTCCGGCAGCATCGCGCGCGGCGCCGAAGATGCGGGACGGTATCCCCAGCTCGAACAGGGGCGCCCCGGGGACGGCCACGGTCACGATGTTCTGCATGGCGGAATCCTTTCACAAGGTGACGATTCCGCCACTGTCGCCGGGCCGGCCACCTTGAAAGGCTGGAACCATGAACACCACCACGACCACACGCGACGTCGTCGACGCCTTCTTCGCTTGCTTCGCGGCCGGCGACCTCGACGCCGTCACAGCACTCTTCGCACCCGACTTCACCCTGACGGTCCACGGCAGCCCCCGCACACCCTGGGCGGGCAGCCGCCACCGCCGCGAAGAACTCGACGGCTTCTTCTCCGCCTTCGGCGCCCTGGGGCCCGCCACCGAGTACGCGGTCGAGCACCTGGTGGTCGACGGCGAGCACGCCGTCGCGATCGGCCGCAACGCCTTTCCCGTCACGGCGACGGGAAAGACCTTCACGAACGCCTTCGCGCTGCACTTCACCGTGGCCGACGGCCTGATCACCGGATACCGGATGCACGAGGACTCGTACGCCATCGACCAGGCCTTCACCGCCTCCTGACAGAACACCGGAAGGGCCCGCCGGGATGAACCCGGCGGGCCCTTCCGGGCTCTCAACCCGCACGGACCGGTGATGGCCTCAGGGAGTCCGGACCCGCCCCGCGCACGCCACCGACAGCAGCGCCACGC
The nucleotide sequence above comes from Arthrobacter woluwensis. Encoded proteins:
- a CDS encoding nuclear transport factor 2 family protein, with the protein product MNTTTTTRDVVDAFFACFAAGDLDAVTALFAPDFTLTVHGSPRTPWAGSRHRREELDGFFSAFGALGPATEYAVEHLVVDGEHAVAIGRNAFPVTATGKTFTNAFALHFTVADGLITGYRMHEDSYAIDQAFTAS